The following are encoded together in the Candidatus Omnitrophota bacterium genome:
- the lpdA gene encoding dihydrolipoyl dehydrogenase: protein MPEISKHTKLVVIGAGPGGYVAAFLAADLGVEVTLIDAESNPGGVCLYRGCIPSKAFLHIAKVLDEARELKNCGVEFSEPTISASKIRDWKQNMISKMTSNLGQLCKLRKINYIQGRATFVDSKTLKIDRANGAQENLTFDHAILATGSRPITLPDLPDSKRILNSTTALELADIPKTLLVVGGGYIGLELGTVYAALGTKVSVVEMTPGLLPGGDKDLTNILAKRLQKVFQDILLETKVTKIEEANNGLKVSFEASDKKQTQQEFDKVLIAIGRKPNSSGLGLENTKVKIDKKGFILINAQRRTDDPSIYAIGDVAGEPMLAHKASHEGRVAVEAILGHKVAFEPKAIPAVVFTDPEIAWCGLTENEAQKQNRPIKVTKFPWGASGRATTLNRPEGITKLILDPETQHVLGVGIAGVGAGELISEGVLAVEMGALASDIKLSIHPHPTLSETFMESAEVFFGQSTHLYRPPKTS, encoded by the coding sequence ATGCCCGAAATTTCCAAACATACAAAATTAGTAGTCATCGGCGCCGGGCCGGGCGGTTATGTCGCGGCATTTTTAGCGGCCGATCTGGGCGTAGAGGTCACGTTAATTGACGCCGAATCTAATCCGGGCGGAGTATGCCTTTATCGCGGCTGTATTCCCTCAAAAGCTTTCTTGCATATCGCTAAAGTCCTTGACGAAGCACGGGAATTAAAGAACTGCGGCGTTGAATTTTCCGAACCAACGATCAGCGCCTCAAAGATACGCGACTGGAAGCAAAACATGATCTCAAAGATGACTAGCAATTTAGGACAGCTATGCAAACTGCGAAAAATAAATTACATTCAGGGCCGCGCGACATTTGTGGACTCAAAAACACTTAAAATAGACCGTGCCAATGGCGCGCAAGAAAATCTGACATTCGATCACGCGATCCTAGCGACAGGTTCACGTCCGATCACTTTGCCGGACCTGCCGGATTCCAAAAGGATCCTCAATTCAACAACCGCCTTAGAATTAGCGGACATTCCCAAAACACTTCTTGTGGTCGGCGGAGGCTACATCGGACTGGAATTAGGAACCGTTTATGCCGCCTTAGGAACAAAGGTTTCCGTTGTGGAAATGACACCTGGGCTTTTACCCGGAGGAGACAAAGACCTGACAAATATCTTGGCAAAACGTTTACAAAAGGTCTTTCAAGATATTTTGTTGGAAACTAAAGTCACAAAAATCGAAGAAGCAAATAACGGCCTTAAGGTTTCTTTTGAAGCGTCCGATAAAAAACAAACACAACAGGAATTCGATAAAGTCCTTATTGCTATCGGCCGAAAACCGAATTCCAGCGGACTGGGCTTAGAAAATACAAAAGTAAAGATTGATAAAAAGGGCTTCATCCTTATTAATGCCCAACGCCGAACCGATGATCCATCCATTTATGCCATTGGAGATGTTGCCGGAGAGCCTATGCTGGCGCACAAAGCTTCCCACGAAGGACGCGTAGCGGTCGAAGCGATCTTAGGGCACAAGGTTGCTTTTGAACCTAAAGCCATTCCGGCTGTCGTTTTTACAGATCCTGAAATTGCCTGGTGCGGACTCACTGAAAATGAAGCGCAAAAACAAAATCGCCCCATTAAAGTCACTAAATTCCCCTGGGGTGCTTCCGGACGAGCCACAACGCTCAACCGGCCGGAAGGAATAACCAAGCTTATCCTTGACCCGGAGACACAACATGTTTTAGGTGTCGGAATCGCCGGTGTTGGCGCCGGAGAATTAATTTCGGAAGGGGTCTTAGCCGTTGAAATGGGAGCCTTGGCAAGTGATATCAAATT
- a CDS encoding 2-oxo acid dehydrogenase subunit E2, translating into MLTEFKLPGLGENIKSGIATKIMVKVGDSIGADQPVLELETDKAVLEIPASIGGVVKEILVKQGQEVKIGQLILKIEAGAAALKESPAPVKTAAPVSEAKKETVKIPEPFLAAREEKISTPQPSAHKVEPATEKPKDVAAAPSVRRFAREIGIDIARVPGSGPGGRISLDDVKAFSKRINTELQSGPGIESVSLPDFSKWGSVERVSTSMLRRKAAEHLSYAWRTIPHVTQFDKADITDLESLRKRYAKKVEEKGGKLTITPFILKVIASALKTFPKFNSSIDMARNEIIQKKYYSVGIAVDTDRGLLVPVIRDIDKKSLIEISIELTQMAERARNKKTSIEEMQGGTFTITNLGSIGGTYFTPIVNSPEVAILGISRAALEPCYASGAVCAPRLMLPLSLSYDHRVIDGADGARFLRFIVEAIEQPLMMQLEE; encoded by the coding sequence GTGTTAACCGAATTCAAACTTCCCGGCTTAGGCGAAAACATTAAATCCGGCATTGCCACCAAAATCATGGTCAAAGTCGGCGACTCCATTGGTGCCGATCAGCCTGTTTTGGAATTAGAAACTGATAAAGCGGTTTTAGAAATCCCGGCTTCCATTGGCGGAGTCGTTAAAGAGATCCTTGTTAAACAAGGACAGGAAGTTAAGATCGGCCAGTTGATTTTGAAAATTGAAGCCGGCGCAGCTGCCTTAAAAGAATCTCCTGCTCCGGTTAAAACAGCAGCCCCTGTTTCGGAAGCAAAAAAAGAAACCGTAAAAATTCCTGAGCCTTTTCTTGCTGCTCGCGAAGAAAAGATATCAACACCTCAGCCATCCGCTCACAAGGTAGAGCCAGCAACTGAAAAACCTAAAGATGTCGCGGCTGCCCCATCCGTACGCCGATTTGCCCGGGAGATCGGCATTGATATTGCCCGCGTTCCCGGAAGCGGGCCCGGCGGACGCATTTCACTGGATGATGTCAAAGCGTTTTCCAAGCGGATCAATACAGAATTGCAAAGCGGCCCCGGAATTGAATCCGTCAGCTTGCCTGATTTTTCTAAATGGGGATCTGTCGAGCGAGTTTCCACCAGCATGCTGCGCCGCAAAGCCGCCGAACATTTAAGCTATGCCTGGCGCACTATTCCTCATGTCACGCAATTCGATAAAGCGGATATTACGGATCTGGAATCTTTGCGTAAACGCTACGCTAAAAAAGTCGAGGAAAAGGGCGGAAAATTAACCATCACGCCTTTTATTCTAAAAGTCATTGCCTCGGCCCTTAAAACATTTCCGAAGTTTAATTCCAGCATTGATATGGCACGCAACGAGATCATTCAGAAAAAATATTATTCCGTCGGCATTGCCGTTGATACAGACCGCGGGCTTTTAGTACCGGTGATCCGTGATATCGATAAGAAAAGCCTCATTGAGATATCTATTGAATTAACGCAAATGGCCGAGCGTGCCCGCAATAAGAAAACTTCCATCGAAGAAATGCAAGGCGGAACGTTCACCATCACCAATTTAGGAAGTATCGGCGGAACATATTTTACGCCGATCGTTAATTCGCCGGAGGTCGCGATCTTAGGCATTTCCCGCGCCGCTTTGGAACCTTGTTATGCCAGCGGCGCTGTTTGCGCGCCACGGCTGATGCTTCCGTTATCTTTGTCTTATGATCACCGCGTCATTGACGGAGCTGACGGCGCGCGGTTTTTACGGTTCATCGTTGAAGCCATCGAACAACCCCTTATGATGCAATTAGAGGAATAA
- the aceE gene encoding pyruvate dehydrogenase (acetyl-transferring), homodimeric type, which translates to MDDAVNHDYHSIDDVEIKEWLSSLDYLLEHEPPQKAQYILQQLKIRAQQAGIQVPFGVNTPYINTIPAEKQPPFPGNRDIERRIKSIVRWNAMAMVVRANRVENGIGGHISTYASAATLFEIGFNHFFRGRNENQEGDLVYFQGHASPGIYARAFLEGRLSAEQLENFRRELKPGGGLCSYPHPWLMPDFWQFPTVSMGLGPIMSIYQARFNRYLEDRGLKSRSDAKVWVFMGDGESDEPESLGALTMASREKLDNLVFVVNCNLQRLDGPVRGNGKIIQELEAAFRGAGWNVIKVVWGNDWDPLLAKDSEGLLVKRMGEVVDGQYQKYVVESGKYIREHFFGKDPRLLELVKGLSDEQIRRMKRGGHDPEKVYAAFKAAIDHRGSPTVIIAKTIKGYGLGESGEGKNITHQQKKMNEDELREFRARFGIPISDDEVAQAPFYKPAEDSAEMKYLHECRQKLGGYLPSRRAKSTPIQTPPEETFEEFYKGTEGREVSTTMVYVRILTKLLRDENIGKFIVPIIPDEARTFGMEALFRQCGIYSHVGQLYEPVDADSFIYYKEAKNGQILEEGITEAGAISSFIAAGTSYSTHGINTIPFFAYYSMFGYQRVGDLFWAAGDLRCRGFLIGATAGRTTLAGEGLQHQDGHSHLTALVIPNLKAYDPAFAYELAVIIRDGIRRMYENQEDIFYYLTVGNENYSMPAMPQGDGIKEGILKGMYQFKSSQKKSGKLHANLFGSGAIMNEVIKAQVILEEQYNVSANVWSVTSYKELHQDAVETERWNMLHPQEKQRTSYIAQCLSKETGVFVAASDYLKALPNAIARWIPGQFLALGTDGFGRSESRKSLRDFFEVDARYIVLATLVGLAKEKLIKSDIIEKAIKDMKIDPEKLNPHTA; encoded by the coding sequence ATGGATGATGCGGTAAATCACGATTACCACAGTATAGATGATGTTGAGATCAAAGAATGGCTTAGCTCCTTAGATTACCTTTTGGAGCATGAGCCGCCCCAAAAAGCTCAATACATTCTACAACAGTTAAAAATTCGCGCCCAACAAGCCGGAATTCAGGTCCCTTTTGGCGTTAACACACCCTATATCAACACCATTCCGGCTGAAAAACAGCCTCCTTTCCCAGGCAATAGAGATATTGAACGCCGCATCAAAAGTATTGTCCGTTGGAATGCCATGGCCATGGTCGTGCGGGCCAACCGTGTTGAAAACGGTATTGGCGGGCATATTTCCACCTACGCTTCGGCGGCTACCCTTTTTGAGATCGGATTTAATCATTTTTTCCGCGGAAGAAACGAGAATCAAGAAGGCGATTTGGTCTATTTTCAAGGGCATGCGTCTCCCGGGATCTATGCCCGTGCCTTTCTAGAAGGACGCCTAAGCGCCGAACAATTAGAGAATTTCCGACGGGAATTAAAGCCAGGCGGCGGATTATGTTCTTATCCGCATCCGTGGCTGATGCCTGATTTCTGGCAATTTCCAACCGTTTCCATGGGCCTGGGGCCTATTATGTCCATTTACCAAGCGCGATTTAACCGTTACTTGGAAGACCGCGGATTGAAATCACGTTCGGATGCAAAAGTTTGGGTTTTTATGGGTGACGGTGAATCTGACGAACCGGAATCATTAGGCGCCCTCACCATGGCCTCCCGAGAAAAATTAGACAATCTTGTCTTTGTTGTCAACTGTAACTTACAGCGACTTGACGGACCGGTACGCGGCAACGGAAAAATTATCCAGGAACTGGAAGCTGCCTTTCGCGGCGCCGGATGGAATGTTATCAAAGTTGTCTGGGGCAATGACTGGGACCCGCTTTTAGCAAAAGATTCAGAAGGATTATTGGTTAAACGCATGGGTGAGGTTGTGGACGGCCAATATCAAAAATATGTCGTTGAAAGCGGGAAATACATCCGCGAGCATTTCTTCGGCAAAGACCCACGATTATTGGAGCTGGTTAAAGGTTTATCCGATGAACAAATTCGAAGAATGAAACGCGGCGGCCACGACCCCGAAAAAGTCTACGCCGCTTTTAAAGCCGCCATTGACCATCGCGGTTCACCAACCGTTATCATCGCCAAAACCATCAAGGGTTACGGGCTTGGCGAAAGCGGCGAAGGTAAAAATATCACTCATCAACAAAAGAAAATGAACGAAGATGAACTGCGCGAATTTAGAGCGCGGTTCGGTATCCCTATTTCGGATGATGAAGTCGCTCAAGCGCCGTTCTATAAACCGGCGGAGGATTCGGCGGAAATGAAATACCTTCACGAATGCCGTCAAAAACTCGGCGGATATCTTCCCTCGCGAAGAGCAAAAAGTACGCCCATTCAAACGCCGCCCGAAGAAACTTTTGAAGAATTTTATAAGGGCACCGAGGGACGCGAGGTGTCCACCACCATGGTTTATGTGCGCATTTTAACCAAATTATTGCGCGATGAAAATATTGGAAAATTCATCGTTCCCATCATTCCCGATGAAGCCAGAACATTCGGGATGGAAGCCCTCTTTCGTCAATGCGGAATCTATTCTCACGTCGGACAGCTTTATGAACCGGTTGATGCCGATAGTTTTATTTATTACAAAGAGGCAAAAAACGGCCAAATCTTGGAAGAAGGCATTACGGAAGCGGGCGCTATTTCCTCGTTTATCGCCGCGGGAACCTCTTACTCGACGCATGGCATCAACACGATCCCGTTTTTTGCCTACTATTCCATGTTCGGTTATCAGCGCGTGGGAGACTTGTTCTGGGCGGCGGGCGATCTGCGTTGCCGAGGATTTTTAATCGGAGCGACCGCCGGACGCACCACTTTGGCCGGCGAAGGGCTTCAACATCAAGACGGCCATAGCCATTTAACGGCTCTGGTTATCCCAAATCTCAAAGCTTACGATCCGGCTTTCGCGTATGAATTAGCTGTCATTATCCGCGACGGGATCCGGCGCATGTATGAAAATCAAGAAGATATTTTCTATTACTTAACCGTCGGAAACGAAAATTATTCCATGCCGGCTATGCCGCAAGGAGACGGTATTAAAGAAGGCATTTTGAAAGGAATGTATCAATTTAAATCGTCCCAGAAGAAGAGCGGAAAATTACACGCTAATCTTTTTGGCAGCGGCGCTATTATGAACGAGGTTATTAAAGCTCAGGTTATTTTGGAAGAACAATACAACGTCTCGGCTAATGTTTGGAGCGTCACAAGCTATAAAGAACTCCATCAAGATGCCGTTGAGACAGAACGTTGGAACATGCTTCATCCTCAAGAGAAACAAAGAACTTCCTATATCGCACAGTGCCTTTCTAAAGAAACCGGAGTTTTTGTGGCGGCATCTGATTATTTAAAAGCGCTTCCCAACGCGATCGCGCGATGGATCCCCGGGCAATTCTTAGCGCTTGGGACCGACGGATTTGGCCGCAGTGAAAGCCGAAAATCTTTACGCGACTTCTTTGAAGTTGATGCCCGCTATATCGTTTTGGCAACCCTGGTTGGTTTAGCCAAAGAAAAGCTGATCAAATCCGACATCATTGAAAAAGCTATCAAAGATATGAAGATCGATCCCGAGAAACTTAATCCGCATACGGCATAA
- a CDS encoding polyprenol monophosphomannose synthase — translation MRAIVVIPTYNEKGNIDRLIGDILLADPLICVVIVDDSSPDGTGQIVENLRKGNSRVHLITRPQKSGRAKSDLEGYRYALDRGFDVIFSMDADFSHQPKDIPRFLEKIKSSDIVIGSRLIAGGQIQGRGFLRNILTRLANFYVRIFLGFEIHDWTSGFRCYRREVLAALPLDKMISRGPSLLEEILFLCRQKGAKAVEIPVVFVDREQGISKLKLEELIEVFGLVLTLRFRKCLTS, via the coding sequence ATGCGAGCTATTGTTGTTATTCCTACTTACAATGAAAAAGGCAATATTGATCGCCTTATCGGTGATATTTTGCTTGCGGATCCCTTGATCTGCGTTGTCATTGTCGATGATTCTTCTCCGGACGGAACCGGGCAAATAGTAGAAAACTTACGCAAAGGTAACTCCAGGGTTCACTTGATCACAAGGCCGCAGAAATCCGGCCGAGCAAAATCTGACTTAGAAGGTTATCGATATGCTTTAGACCGTGGATTTGATGTTATTTTCTCAATGGATGCCGATTTTTCTCACCAGCCGAAGGATATCCCTAGGTTTTTGGAAAAAATAAAAAGTTCTGATATTGTTATCGGGTCCAGGCTTATAGCTGGAGGCCAGATCCAGGGACGAGGTTTTTTAAGAAATATCTTAACTCGATTGGCCAATTTCTATGTTCGGATATTTTTAGGATTTGAAATTCATGATTGGACATCCGGATTTCGATGTTATCGGCGCGAGGTTTTAGCAGCGCTTCCTTTGGATAAAATGATCTCGCGGGGGCCATCACTTTTAGAAGAGATCCTATTTTTATGCCGCCAAAAAGGCGCCAAGGCCGTTGAAATCCCCGTTGTTTTTGTTGACCGCGAACAAGGAATATCAAAATTAAAATTAGAAGAGCTCATCGAAGTCTTTGGATTAGTTCTAACATTAAGGTTTAGAAAATGCCTAACTTCTTAG
- a CDS encoding tetratricopeptide repeat protein, which translates to MPNFLGSLFPNKTSRHVVILIALIVAVYANSLGNGFVWDDFLVIAGNNFVKSWSNFPLIFSRDYLTSPDEVSYLGQCFSGAGEATYRPVVTISYFVDYFLFGRNPFGYHLVNLLFHIFNSVLAYFLARMILKDARGAFFAALFFGLHPIQTEAVNNISFREDLFVFFFGISAFILFIKAKACSLDRKRLMLLFSNLLFFLALFSKEMAVTFPILFLLYDYCFCREEIKGGFWRHIKSYYLAYGVVLLFFLWIWAFVMPSENKPLIYFGQTAWSNFLTMAKVFGIYVFWMFIPVNIHGTVPDFSIAEFSLWSIEVIAAIMALLFLMYCVARFWQRHRVVSFGILWFFIALFPVANIFPIQNIIACRYLYFPSFGFFLIFAYGLRQLTSLKVRYITVGFPRRIEILILVGVMIVYGIVTPLRNSAWRNNDTFYEDIYSYYPQKEWIHRSLAGSFIRKGMIEEAILEFKIAGILDPKNSETSGFLARLYLRQGKINEAIHELRKTIALDESNVFARNALCGLHGAEGDCRKAIACFEDLIVKSPEFLDGHYNLGIAYQHCGEDQKAKKAFEELLRRDPKYPNIWQKLRELEH; encoded by the coding sequence ATGCCTAACTTCTTAGGAAGCCTTTTTCCAAATAAAACATCCCGGCATGTGGTTATTCTTATCGCGCTTATCGTCGCTGTTTATGCCAATTCTTTAGGCAATGGCTTTGTTTGGGACGACTTTTTAGTGATCGCCGGAAATAATTTTGTCAAATCTTGGAGCAATTTTCCTCTGATTTTTAGCCGCGATTATTTAACTTCGCCGGATGAGGTTTCGTATTTGGGCCAATGTTTTTCAGGAGCGGGGGAAGCGACGTATCGGCCGGTCGTGACCATTTCTTATTTTGTGGATTATTTTCTTTTTGGGCGAAATCCGTTCGGATATCATTTGGTGAATTTGCTTTTTCATATTTTTAATAGCGTGCTGGCCTATTTCTTGGCGAGAATGATCTTAAAAGACGCGCGCGGCGCATTCTTTGCGGCTTTATTTTTTGGGCTGCATCCGATCCAGACGGAGGCGGTTAATAATATTTCTTTCCGGGAAGATCTGTTCGTTTTCTTTTTTGGCATCTCGGCTTTTATTTTGTTCATAAAAGCTAAAGCGTGTTCTTTGGATCGAAAAAGGTTAATGCTTTTGTTTTCCAACCTATTATTTTTCTTAGCGCTTTTTTCTAAAGAAATGGCTGTTACTTTTCCTATTTTATTTTTACTTTATGACTATTGTTTCTGCCGCGAAGAGATAAAAGGCGGTTTTTGGAGGCACATCAAGTCTTATTACTTGGCTTATGGAGTGGTGCTGCTTTTCTTTCTATGGATATGGGCTTTTGTGATGCCTTCAGAAAATAAGCCGCTCATATATTTTGGGCAAACGGCATGGAGTAATTTCTTAACGATGGCAAAGGTTTTCGGGATTTATGTCTTTTGGATGTTTATTCCGGTCAATATTCACGGAACAGTTCCGGATTTTTCTATCGCAGAATTTTCTTTATGGTCCATTGAAGTTATTGCGGCGATAATGGCCTTACTATTCTTGATGTATTGTGTTGCAAGATTCTGGCAAAGGCATAGAGTTGTTTCATTCGGCATTCTCTGGTTTTTCATAGCATTGTTTCCGGTTGCTAATATATTTCCAATCCAGAATATTATCGCTTGCCGGTATCTTTATTTTCCGTCTTTTGGGTTTTTCCTTATCTTCGCTTATGGTTTACGGCAGTTAACTTCTCTGAAAGTAAGATACATCACTGTTGGCTTCCCGCGGCGAATCGAAATTCTTATTCTTGTGGGCGTAATGATAGTTTACGGGATAGTGACTCCTTTAAGAAATTCGGCCTGGCGTAACAACGATACGTTTTATGAGGACATTTATTCTTATTATCCTCAAAAAGAATGGATCCATCGAAGCCTGGCTGGTTCTTTTATCAGAAAAGGGATGATAGAAGAAGCTATCTTGGAATTTAAGATCGCAGGAATATTAGATCCCAAGAATAGCGAAACTTCAGGTTTCCTGGCGCGGCTATATTTGCGACAAGGGAAGATCAATGAAGCTATTCATGAACTTAGGAAAACCATTGCTTTGGATGAAAGCAATGTTTTTGCCCGTAACGCATTGTGCGGCTTGCATGGGGCGGAAGGTGATTGTCGGAAAGCAATAGCATGCTTTGAGGATTTGATCGTAAAAAGCCCGGAATTTCTAGATGGGCATTATAATTTAGGGATCGCCTATCAACATTGCGGGGAAGATCAAAAGGCGAAAAAGGCTTTTGAAGAATTGCTGCGCCGCGATCCCAAATATCCAAACATTTGGCAGAAATTACGCGAACTAGAACACTAG
- a CDS encoding AEC family transporter, translating into MDFLTNFKTTLWATAQIFLMAGCGYFLVKRKTIDHAGLVLLSKLMISLFFPLFTFHQLITHFSFTAYQNWWIFPLISFSVTAAGFLLGWFVARVAKVSPKKDFIALVGFQNSGFIPLMLVMNLLSGEPAQRLYIYIFLFLIGFDLVMWSFGVWFLTRHKAGKFELKNLIASPFTAIVLSLILIALGLNRFIPEVILKPVKMFGDCALPLAVMIVGGNLAMIDIFSVDKRKAALVTLTKLVLLPLLAFSFILAFKTYGLIGFLILLQACVPSANSLSVISRRHELEDKFLNQGIFFTNALSIFTLPFFLTFYRQLGLLNY; encoded by the coding sequence ATGGATTTTCTAACAAATTTCAAAACAACACTTTGGGCGACGGCTCAAATTTTTTTAATGGCTGGTTGCGGATACTTTCTGGTCAAACGCAAAACCATCGACCATGCCGGGCTTGTTTTATTAAGCAAACTGATGATCAGCCTCTTTTTTCCGCTGTTCACTTTTCATCAACTCATCACGCATTTTAGTTTTACGGCTTATCAAAATTGGTGGATCTTTCCGTTGATCAGTTTTTCTGTGACTGCGGCAGGATTTCTTTTAGGGTGGTTTGTGGCAAGGGTAGCAAAAGTTTCTCCTAAAAAAGATTTTATTGCTCTTGTTGGATTTCAGAATTCCGGCTTTATCCCTTTGATGTTGGTAATGAATTTACTTTCAGGTGAACCGGCTCAAAGGCTATACATTTATATTTTCTTATTTCTGATCGGATTTGATCTGGTGATGTGGTCTTTTGGCGTATGGTTTTTGACAAGACATAAGGCTGGAAAATTTGAATTAAAGAATCTCATAGCGTCGCCGTTTACAGCGATCGTTCTTTCTTTGATCCTTATTGCCTTAGGCTTGAACCGTTTTATTCCGGAAGTTATTTTAAAGCCCGTTAAGATGTTCGGTGATTGCGCTCTTCCTTTAGCGGTGATGATCGTTGGAGGGAATTTAGCCATGATCGATATTTTCTCTGTCGATAAAAGAAAAGCGGCGCTGGTAACGCTGACAAAATTAGTTTTGCTTCCGCTTCTTGCTTTTAGTTTCATTCTAGCTTTTAAAACCTATGGGCTGATCGGTTTTCTGATCTTGCTTCAGGCGTGTGTCCCTAGCGCTAATTCTTTGTCGGTCATTTCCCGCCGCCATGAACTGGAAGATAAATTCCTCAACCAAGGTATTTTCTTCACCAATGCTTTAAGTATTTTTACACTGCCGTTTTTTTTAACATTCTACCGGCAATTGGGATTGCTCAATTATTGA